In Candidatus Palauibacter australiensis, the sequence CGCTCCGGCGCCGAGACGCTGCGCGAGAAAGCACGCCTCGGCGATGACGGCTTCGCAGGTAAGAAACGGGGGTTCGACGCGGGACCACTGTTCCCGTGCCCAGCGGTGATGTCCATCCCGGGAGTTCAGGAAGGCGATCAGCGGGCCCGTATCGAGAATGGTGCCGGGTTTCACCGACCGAAGCCGCGCATGTAGTCGGGGTTCGCCGACAGGTCCTCGGGCCCCTGGAAGGCGCCGGCGAACTCGGCGGCCCGGGACAGGGCGGAAACGGGAGGCATGCTTCCCTCCCTGTGCAGGAAAGCCTCGAGGACCTCGCGGATCAGCGCCGA encodes:
- a CDS encoding ribbon-helix-helix domain-containing protein, with the translated sequence MRPISLKMPGHLAREVSEAARRRGVSRSALIREVLEAFLHREGSMPPVSALSRAAEFAGAFQGPEDLSANPDYMRGFGR